In Nematostella vectensis chromosome 12, jaNemVect1.1, whole genome shotgun sequence, the genomic window GCGGAACCTGAAAGAGAAACTGCAACCGACTACGAGCTAGTCCCCTGCCCTAACCAGCTTAAACTGACAGACGGGTTGCTTGGGCACAACGCTCTCCCGAAAGAGGAGGAAGTCTTCGCGACCACTAAAGACGACAACGTGACCAGCCTGTCTATAGACGACCAAAGATCCCTGGAGATAATGGAAAAGGGGATACACAAGAATAGCAGTGGATGGAAACTGGGAGATGCCCCTTCCCTTCCGAGATAGTAACCCAGAGATGCCAAACAACCGCGCGCAGGCGATGAGCAGACTCCAGAACCTCACGAGATCCTTCGCAAGGAAGCCACAGCTAAAAACAGATTAGGTTGAGTTCATGGGAAAGGTGCTGGGCAAAGGCCACGCCTCACCCGTCCCCCCTGATCAGATACAAGCGCCCCCCGGACGCCTGTTTTACTTATCACACTTCCCGACGTATCACAATACAAAGAAAACCATCCGTGTAGTCTTCGACTCAAGCTGCGAGTTTGACGGCGTGTCCCTCAACAAAGTAATCCTGCCGGGACCCGACCTAATGAATAACCTTATCGGAGTTCTCATGCGATTTAGAAAAGAAGAAGTGGCAGTCATGTGCGACGTGGAGCAAATGTTCCACTCGTTCCACGTAAATCCCGAACACAGGAACTTTCTCAGGTTCCTTTGGTTCGAAAACAACAACCCCGAAGCGAGGATTATAGAGTACCGAATGAACTTTCACCTTTTTGGCAATGGGCCAAGCCTCGCCGTTGCCACCTTCGGTCTTCGAGCCACAGTAAACGACGGCGAGGAGAAGTGCAGTGAAGCAGTCAGACAGTTCGTCAATAGGAACTTCTACGTGGACGATGGGCTCGTCTCGGTAAGCACACCTAAAGAAGCCGTACAACTGGTGACAAACACACAAGCTGCACTCGCCACCAGAAACCTGAGACTACACAAGGTGGTCTCAAATTCAGTAGAAGTCGTCCAATCCTTCCCCGCCGAAGACCGGGCGAAGGATCTCAAGGACCTAGACCTGAGCCATGACGATCTTCCAGCCCAAAGATCCCTAGGGGTATACTGGGAATTACAGAGCGATTCCTTCGCCTATCGGGTCTCGCCTCCAGACACGCCTTTCACTAGAAGAGGAGTCCTGTCTGTGGTAAACTCAGTTTACGACCCCCTAGCTCCAGGAGGGGTCCCTCAAAGCTATCGAAACATTTCAGTCGGTAACAAAGTACGTAACAGAGCAAGGATGTACGTGGCTCTTCATCCCTCCCCATGCCTCACACTTCGGCGGCGTGTGGGAGAGGCAAATCAACACCATCCGCCGAGTCCTAGACGGCGTGTTCGCAGAGCTCGGAAAAGCGCAGCTAACGCACGAGCTGCTCTCCACGCTTATTGCCGAAGTCGTCACTATCGTTAACGCGCGACCTATTACAGCAATACCATCTGATGTCGATAACCCACAACCACTTTCACCTGCAACCCTTCTCACTATGAAGACACGCCCAGCCGGCCCCCCTCCAGGTCAGTTCCTACCAGTGGACCTGTACGCACGTCGCCGCTGGAGACAAACTCAGTACTTGGCCGAGCAATTTTGGGTAAGGTGGAGACGTGAGTACCTACAAAATCTACAGCCTAGGCGCAAGTGGAACGAGCAACAGAGAAACCCCCAAGAGGGAGACATCGTGCTTCTCAAGGACGACTCTGCCGTACGCAACAACTGGCCCATAGGACGCATATCGGAGGCGATCAAGAGTGCCGACGATAAAGTTAGAAAAGTTAAAATAGATGTAGTTAGAGACGGAGAAAAGAAGACCTACCTACGCCCAATCAAAGAATTAGTCCTGTTATTACCGAACGAGGGTAAAGTTTAAAATAATGTATAAGTAGCAAGGATAAGAATCCTTGAGCGAGGAGTGTAACTGACATGCATCAATGTCCGATGCTTCAATGTTTTCGTTATCACTTAGCTATATCAACGCACGCTTAAGATTATGATTAGCTCTCAACATTTTGACATTTAAAGGAAAACCGCTGTTTAGCTCTTTAGTTTATTTTACGATCCTATCTTAGCCGCATCTAGCTTTTCCTGTTGTAATCGCTTTGGAATGCATTGTATCCTCTATTGGGACACGTTCGGTGACCACATTATTCACTCAGTCAAAGCCAGCAATCAGGAAGCAACAGCGCTTAAAGAGTTGGAGAACTCTATTATTTTACAGTCCAGAACAGACGTAAGTTTCTAAGTTCAGCTCTTGCCATTTTTGTCTTTATCTGAATTTATTAGAAATCATTGTTAATATTAGAATTGTAATTTTCTGTAATTATTTCGCTTTCTAGTTTTTTACCGCATCGTGCCTGTGATCCTGTAATTCTGCCAGCCAAGTAATAAAGCCATTACAAAAACCAGTTTGGGCTCAGTTTTACACACTACGCGAAGTGGTTAATGCTAGCGAACTTGGTCCTCAACACACCAGAGTGTCTGACTAAACCGGGAACGCAACACATAATTTTGCGGATCAGGGCATGCCCCCCATTAACGCTAGATATCCGTATGATCCAACAGTTCAAAACATGATTAGAAATGAAGTCAAGCGGCAGATGGGAAATTTCCGAAACCCAGACCAACGCGCTCAGCCAAGGTATAATCTCAGGAACCCTAGGAATATTAGGGGTAGCCCATTGTGTTACCGTTGCAATCGTTATGGCCACACCCAACATTTTTGCCGTAACCCTCCTCCGCCACAACGCCAGTCACCTAGACAACCAGACCCACGCGTCCCACCACGCATGTATGCCATACGCACACCTCAGGGCCGTCCCAATTCGGGAAACTAGATTCGGTCCTCAATACAGCAGACATAGTAACCGAATTTAACGTTTTTGGGGCCGCTAATTTACATAATTTTTCTGACAAGCCAGAACGTAAGGTCAATCACATACAGTGCTATGTAAACAATTCTTTTACCAGCTATAACGGAACCGGAAATTTTATCTCCCCACAACTTAACCCAAACAAAAGATTCGTTAGAAGTTTTGAAAGAGGATCAGTTCTCCGCGCAAAAGTCAGACAAGGATTTATAGAGGGACATGGCTAAACCGAATTTtgagaatagaaaaagatTAAATTGTAAAGAGATCTCAGAGGACAATTTTTATGTAGATGTCCCTCGCATCAGAGAACGTTCTCTTGTTAGGGAAGTTATTGATGAAAACTTGAGCTCAAGTGGCACTTGTAATGGGAATTCCCTTCGTGTACTGAACGCACAGTTGGGAATATTAAGTTCAGAAAGAGTTACCAAAAGTACAAGTGCGAAACCACATTGCGACACTGATGTGCCTGCTGTCCCTAGCGGTTTAGCGGGATTGAGTATGGACACGAAGGGACTTTCTTTTAACTCAATTCAACATTCTGACGCGGGAAACAAATGTATTATACAGTTTATGGGCCACACAAACAGTATGAAAATTGAAGGTCACATTGATGACAAGCATGCTGTATTTCTTGTTGACACGGGTGCACACGTCTCGGCAATTAATAAGTCTGTTTGGGATCAGCTAACACATCAACCTTTTTTGGATAAAACAAATCTAAGAGCGATTACTACGGCCAGCGGGGAGCCTTTACAAGTACATGGCACTGTTTCAATTGATATTACGTTAGATGGGCACAACTTTCCATTAACTGCTCATGTTATTGAAGATTTGACCTACCAATGTATTTTAGGAAGAGATTTTCTATCTCAGCACAACGATGATTTGAATTTTCAAGAGAGTAAACTGGTCCTCACTCTTCCGGAGACTTTCCTTTTACTATATCTAACAATGTAGAGGAAAACGCAGACGAGGCAGATGTATTTTCAGTTATTGCAAATCAGTATTTTGTCCTGCCTCCTCAATCAGGGACCTTGATCCCAGGAAAGATTAAGGGACCAGACCATACACACACTGTAGGTTTGATAGAACGGAGAGAGGACCTCCCTGACAAATTTTCAATAGTAGGGGCTTCAGAATTAGTCACGGTTTCAGAAGGAAATATGGTACCTATTCGTCTGCTTAATCCTACATCAGAAGGGGTTAAAATCTATGAGAACACTAGACTTGCCTCTTTTTCAAAACTAGACAACCACACTAAAACAATCGAGTTCCCAGGGGAACAAGATATGACCTTTCAGTCAGGACACACCTCTCCAGGTTCAACATGTGACACGTCACACCTTCCAGACATTTCACATGCTGCTTTTTCAGATGCAAATAAGGCTAAGCTACAGCAATTGCTTTATGATTATCGAGATGTTTTGCATCATCAGTTGAACAATTAGGTAGATGCTCAATAATTGAACACATCATAGACACAGGGGATGCCTCACCGATAAGACAGAGGCCTTATAGGACCACACCCGagaaaagagaggaaatcgATAAACAGGTTACGGAAATGTTAAGAAACAACATCATACAACCATCAACTAGTGCTTGGGCATCACCTGTAGTTTTAGTTGCTAAACCTGATGGTTCCATGAGATTTTGTGTTGACTATCGCAAACTTAATGCAGTTACTAGACGAGACTCGTTCCCACTCCCCTTAATCTCTGAGGTGT contains:
- the LOC125557528 gene encoding uncharacterized protein LOC125557528, which gives rise to MGKVLGKGHASPVPPDQIQAPPGRLFYLSHFPTYHNTKKTIRVVFDSSCEFDGVSLNKVILPGPDLMNNLIGVLMRFRKEEVAVMCDVEQMFHSFHVNPEHRNFLRFLWFENNNPEARIIEYRMNFHLFGNGPSLAVATFGLRATVNDGEEKCSEAVRQFVNRNFYVDDGLVSKPETTQGGLKFSRSRPILPRRRPGEGSQGPRPEP